CTACAAACATCATCATTCTCCCGGAAACTCCCAAAATATCCCAGCATCTTAAGGGATCGCCGGTCGGATGCAAGCGGTGTGAACCCCGCCCGATGCCCCGGTGTTGATCCTTGAGACTTTGATTCATTTCCGTTATAAATATGCATTCCAGAGTAGGTAGAATGCAAAAAACCAACCGACCGTCCCTTTGTCGTATCCGACAGGTGTTCGGCTGGTTGGATAAAAAAAACTGACAGGGTGTGGCGGCTTGCGTGCCCCGCGCGAAAGGCAGGCAAAAGGACATGGTCACCGCATCGCCACTATTTGTCCAGCTTCTTGAAAATACTGCGATTTTCGCCCTTACGCTGGCCCTTTATCAACTAATCAAGGATAAAGTCCCGCAACCGGAGTTGCGTGATCTTCTCCTCGGTGGTTCGTTTGGCGGCTTGGCTATTTTGGCCATCACCTATCCCATAACCATCGCGCCCCATGTCATCGTTGACGGTCGTCATGTGATGATCATTACCGCTGCCATCTATGGCAACTGGCGGGTGGCACTACTCACCGCCCTTGCGGTTATCGGATATCGGGTGGGTTGGGTCGGCGGACCAATTGCTCTGACCGCCTTTGCCGCTTCGACCTATGTGACGATCGTCTCAATGCTGGTTGCCCGAGTCTGGCCCTCTGTCAAAAAGAACCCCTTGATGGTCGCCGCCCTGGCCGTGGCCATCCAGTTCACAGCCCTGTTTGCCCTGATATTCGTCCCCGACCCGGATGTTGCGTTGAAGGTCTTCAAGCAGTCCGCGGTTCCACTCAGTCTGGCAGTGGGAGTGGGAGGCTTGGTGCTGTCCTATTTATTGCGTCAGGACGACCATCGCCGCAACGTGGAAGCCCGGCTACGCGCGAGCCAACAACGCCACAAGGGCATCGTCGACAATACGGTTGACGGCATCATTGTCATTGACGAGCACGGCATCGTCGCCGAGTACAATACGGCCGCAACGACCATCTTCGGCTATAGTGCCGAAGAAGTGATCGGCCACAACATCAACATGCTGATGCCGGAGCCGGACAAGGGGCGCCACGATTCCTACCTGTCCAATTTCATCCGAACCGGCGATGCAAAAATAATCGGGATCGGCCGCGAGGTTACCGCCCGGCATAAAAGCGGACGCGAGTTCGCCATGGATTTGGCGGTCAGCGAAGCCCGCATCGGCGGGCGCCGTTATTTCACCGGCGTGGTCCGCGACATCACCGAGCGGCGCGCGGCGGCGGAAGAATTGTCACGTCAGAAATCCCTGTTCCAGGGCATCATCAATCACATGGCCGATGCCTTGGTGATGACCGATCCGGAGCGGCGGATTGTGTTGATCAACCCGGCGGTTAGCGAGCTGTTCGGCTATGACATGAACGACTTGAGCGGCCAGACCACCGCTGTGCTCTACGAGAGTACCGAAGAGTTTGAGCGTCAGGGGCGCTTACGCTTCAACATGACGGCCGAGGAAAAAAGCCGTCCCTACGTGGTTCGCTATAAAGATAAGAATAATCGGGTCTTTTCCGGTGAAACCGTCGGCACGGCCATTCGCGCCGAAGACGGATTGGTGCTTGGCTATCTCGGAATCATTCGCGACATCACCGACCGATTGGCTGTCGAAGAAGACCTGCGTCACTCCGAATCCCGCCTGAAGGAGGCCCAGCGTATCGCCCGCATGGGGAGCTGGGAATGGGACATCGAAACAGGAGAGATTTACTGGTCGGAGGAAATCTACCGTATTTTTGGACGCGACGCGGAGACGTTCACACCCAGCTACGACGCATTCCAGGAGCAAATTCACCCGGATGATCGGGCGGCTGTCCAAGCTTCCAACGAGCGGGCCAAAAACGGACAGCCTCACGATGTGGAACACCGCATCCTGCTGCCCGATGGCGGCGAGCGCTATGTACACGAACAAGGACAGATGCATTTTGCCGAGGATGGTTCGCCGTCGCGCATGACCGGGACCGTTCACGACATCACCGACCGCAAAAATGCGGAACTGGCCTTGCAACGGCACAATCGCGGTCTTGAAGCCCTGAACGAGATCGCCGCTTTGCGTGATGTGTCGGAGGAAGAGCAGTTGAACCGGGCCTTGAAAGTAGGTTCGGAACACTTGGGGCTGGAAATCGGCATCGTCAGCCGGGTCAACGGCGACGACTACGAGGTGATGCAATACATCGCCCCGGAAGGCGTGCCGTTGGAGCCGGGGCAGCACTTCCCCTTGGGCAATACCTATTGCGAGATTACTTTGCGCGAGGATGACGTGGTGGCCATCGACTACATGGGCGGATCGTCCCATGCGGGTCACCCTTGCTACGAAGCCTTCCAATTGGAAGCCTATATCGGGGTTCCCTATTTCATCGGCAATCAATTGGCCGGAACCGTCAATTACTCCTCGCCCACCCCTTACAGGCGACAATTTGACGACGGAGACCATGCTTTCCTGCGCATGATGGCCCGTTGGGTTGGCGCCGTGTTGGAACGCCAAACAACTCAGCACAATTTGGCGCTGAGCGAATCCCGCATGAATGTCAGCCAGTCCTTTGCCAATATCGGCACCTGGGACTGGAATATTCAAGATGGCGGTCTTTACTGGTCAGAGCGCATCGGCCCCTTGTTCGGCTATCCCAAGGGCGATCTGGAGACCAGCTACGAGAATTTCCTCGGGGCCGTGCACCCCGATGACCGACAGGATGTCGTCGACGCGGTCAATGCCTGTGTGGAAACGGGTGCCGAGTACAACATCGAGCATCGGGTGGTCTGGCCCGACGGCACCGTGCGCTGGCTGCTGGAAAAAGGCGATGTGGTCCGCGACGGGGATGGCAAGCCGCTGCAAATGCTGGGCGTGGTTCAGGATATCAATCGGGTAAAATCCGCCGAGGCGGAACTGACGGAGAACAAGGAAGCCCTCGAAGATCTTTACGAAAATGCACCTTCGGCCTACGTCACGATGGACGTGGAAAGCGGCTTGGTGGTGAGACACAACCAGGCGCTCACCGAGCTGTTGGGCTACAGTCGCGACGAACTGGCGACCATGAACGTACTGGAATTCTACGCCGAGGGCGCCGATGGCCTGGAGCGCGCCAAGACGGTCATGCATTTACTCAAACAAGGCCGTGCCACCCAAAACGTCGAACTGCAGATGCAGCGAAAGGACGGCAAGCCCATTTGGGTCAGCCTCTCCGTTTCCCCGCGCACCAATGACAGTGGACAGGTGGTCGAGAGCCGGTCCATCGTTGTCGACATCACCAAGCGCAAACAAGTGCAGCAGGATCTGGAAAAGGCCCGCGAGGCCGCCGATGCAGCCAACGCCGCCAAGTCCGAGTTCCTTTCGGCCATGAGCCACGAACTACGCACGCCGCTGAACGCCATTCTCGGCTTTGCCCAGTTGCTCGACAGCAGTCGGCGGGAACAGCTTTCCGAGAAGCAAAAACGCCATGTGGACCAAATTCACAAGAGCGGTAAACACCTGCTCGACCTGATCAACGAGGTTTTGGATCTGGCCAAGATCGAAGCCGGCAAACTCTCTGTATCCATCGAATCCATCAGCCTGTCTTTGGTACTGCAAGAGTGCCTGGCCTTGGTCGAGTCGCTGGCCCGGGACCGGGATATCGATCTTGTCTACAACGATGATCGCAATGGCTCGCTTGCCGTTCTCGCCGACTACACCCGTCTGCGGCAGATTCTGCTCAACCTGCTTTCCAATGCCATCAAGTACAACAAGAAAGGCGGGACCGTCACGGTGAGCGTCCAAGAACCGGTGGATGAATTCATCCGCATATCGATCACCGACACCGGCCCCGGAATCGCACCGGAAAAACAAGAGGCCTTGTTCGAACCCTTCAACCGCCTGGGAGCCGAAAGCTCCGAGATCGAGGGGACTGGCATTGGTCTAGCCCTGACGCGGAAGATGGTCGAGCATCTTGGTGGTCGGGTCGGCTTTAGCAGCACACTGGGTGAGGGCAGCACGTTCTGGATCGAGGTGGCCGTGGGCGAGGATCGGGTGGTGGTCAATACCACCCTTGCCGGAAGCTTGCCTTACGATACATTCCAGGATGGCACCCTGCCGCAACGGGTGCTGTATGTGGAAGACAATCCCGCCAATCAGACCTTGATGGAAGAGATCTTTGATGAACTGCCCGGCCTGACGCTCACGATTGCCAAGGATGCCGAGGTGGGACTCTCCTTGGCCAAGTCCGAAGAGCCTGAAGTTATTTTAATGGACATCAATCTTCCCGGTATCAGTGGACTGGATGCCTTGAAGATACTCAAGACCGACAAGGCAACCTTGAATATCCCCGTAATCGCGTTGTCAGCGGATGCCACCCTCTCGACCCAACGAATGGGCATGGCAGCCGGCTTCACTGCATACTTGACGAAGCCGGTTGAAATCGACGACCTTATGGCAACGCTGCGTTCCGCCCTTGGAGGCAAAAAAGAATGACAACGGCCCCCCCGGCCCCAACACAGGCTCTGGACTTGACCACGGCTCGAATCCTGATTGTCGATGACAATCCGGTCAATGTGGCGTTGCTTGAGGAAATCCTCGAGGACGAGGGCTACAGCAATATTCAAACCAGCACGGATTCCCCCGTGGGGCTGAACATGTTTGAGCAGGAGCGCCATGATCTGGTACTGCTCGACATTCGCATGCCTGATTTGGATGGTCACGAGTTCATGGCCAGCATGCGGGAGTTGCTGGGCGGTGACTACCTGCCGGTGATCGTCCTGACCGCGCAAATCGATGTGGAAACAAAGCATCGAGCCTTGGAAGCCGGGGCTCGCGACTTTTTGACCAAGCCCTTTGATCGGGTTGAAGTGCTGCACCGAATCCGCAACATGCTCGAAGTTCGGCTGCTCTACAAAGAGCGCCAGCGGCAAAACGAGCACCTGGAAGACATGGTGCGTCAACGCACCCGCGAACTGGAAGCCACCCGCCTGGAAATCATCCGTCGGCTTGGCCGCGCGGGTGAATACCGGGACAACGAGACCGGCATGCATGTGATTCGCATGTCCAAGTCTTGTCAGGTCCTGGCTCTGGCGGCGGGCCTGGGCGAAGAAACGGCGGAAATGATTCTTCAGGCCAGTCCCATGCACGATGTGGGCAAGATCGGGATTCCCGACAATATCCTGCTCAAGCCCGGCAAGCTGGAAGGCGAGGAGTGGGAGATCATGAAAACCCATGCCGAGATTGGCGGCTCTATTTTGGGTGAACATGACTCACCGATCATGAGTCTGGCCAGTTCCATCGCCCTGTGTCATCACGAGAAATGGGATGGTACAGGCTATCCCAATGGCCTCAAGGGCGAGGAAATTCCCATCGAGGGCCGCATCGCCGCTGTCGCCGATGTGTTCGATGCCCTGACGTCAGAACGACCGTATAAAAAAGGCTGGTCGGTGGCCGATGCCCTGAATTTCATCAATGAGCAGTCTGGCAAACAATTCGATCCGAAGCTGGTGGTTTTGTTCAACGAAAACCTGGATGCCATCCTGGAGATCCGTGAGCAATACGCCGATCCGGGCCAGTCGGACTGAATCCATCACCCTAACAAGTGTTTCATCCGCTCGGTTGCCGCGACCAATTCAGCGCGAATGCCAGGCTCCAATGCCGAATGCCCGGCATCGGGAACGATCGTATAACTGGACCCGGGCCAGGCGCGCGCCAAGTCATCGGCACTACAGGGCGGGCAAATCACGTCATAGCGGCCCTGAACGATGGCACAGGGCAGATGAGCAATCTTTCCAATGCTCTCGAGCAGCGGAGAGTCCAGAAACATGTCGTGGATAAAGTAGTGCAACTCCATGCGCGCCAAACTCAAAGCACCCACATCGCTTTGCCCTAAGGAGTCCATATCCTTGGGGATCAAGGTCGAGCAACCGGCCTCGTAATCGCGCCAGGCGCGGGCAGCGGGCATATGTATGTCCGGATCCGGGTCTTGCAACCGTCGTCGGTAACCGCTCAGAAGATCATCCCGCTCCTCATGGGGAAGGAATTCCACGAACCGCCGTCGGGCTTCGGGAAAGAACAGTCCAATGCCATTCAAAAACCAATCTGTCTCGTGGGATCGCCCCAGAAACACGCCTCGAAGCACGAAGCCAAGGCATCGTTGCGGATGGGCCACGCCATAGGCCAGGGCCAAGGTACTGCCCCAAGAGCCCCCAAACAGCATCCATTGGTCGATGCCGATATATTGGCGAAGCTGTTCCAGGTCCGCCACCAAGTGGGACGTGGTGTTGTCACGGATTTCCCCATGGGGTCGGGATCGGCCGCAGCCCCGCTGGTCATAGAGGATCACCCGATAGGCATCGGGATCGAAAAAACGTCGATGGACCGGTCCGGCTCCGGCCCCGGGACCGCCGTGCAGGAAAACCACGGGGATTCCCTGGGGATTCCCCGATTCCTCCCAGTACATCTCATGTCGCGGGTCTAACGGCAGCATGCCATGGCGTCGGGCCCCGCTGTCAGGGTACAGATCGCTACGCGGACTCAATGGACGATCATTTTTAAATCGCCCCGGTCGGGCAACGGCTGCCCCGGCTTGAGGTCGTTGAGCACCCGGAAGGCTGCATGGTTGTACTCACCATAGGGAAGGTTGGAGGCCAGGCGATCCAAGGACTCTCGGGTCTGCCCCCGGCTGATGCGCAGCCGCAAAGGTTTGACATTGGCGGCCTCGCGCTCGCTCAGACGCTTGAAGCTGTAGGTGGTCTCGCGCAGGGCCACGTTGAAGGCGGCGGTCTGCTGCGGCGGGGTGATAAACAGGAAGCGGAAAACACTTTCCGCGTCATTGCGAAACACCACCGGACGCACATCCTTGCCGGAAATCTTGGTCATCCCCGTTGCCGCCTGCAATCCGTTGACGGTCAGCGGTTCCACGTCGCTGAAACTGGCCTTGCGACCCCATTCATCGCGGAGGTAGGAAACCACGTCCCTATTCTTTTCCGGTCGGTCCATATCGAACACGATCGCCGCGCCCTTGGGATGCTTGGCAATCACCTTGCTTTCGGTGTTATGCAACTGGAAGCCCTTGGGCACGGTGAACTCCATGCGCAGGGTCGGATGCACGAACCGCTGGCCGATGATCAGGCCCTGCTCCGGATCTTCGCCGTATAGCATGCCGTCGATATGGTCCAAGTAGCGCTCTCTAGCCAGAACCGGATTGGCCGAACGATATTGCTTGCCATGCTCGATGGCGGCCTGTACCCGGTCGACGGTACGGGGATGCGTGGACATCATGTTGAATTCGTCCACCGAGCCCTTGGGCAGACCCTTTATTTCCGCTTCCACCTGGCTGTGGTCGCGCAGGGTATCGAGGAAGGTGACCATGGCATCGGGGTCATAGCCGCTGCGGCTGATATAGCGCACCCCCAGCATGTCGGCCTCGAATTCCTGTTGCCGGGAATAGCTTTGCAAGAAGGCGTTGGCCGCCAGTCCGCCGATCTGTGACACGGCTGAAGACCCGGTGGCCACGCTCAACACCGTCAGCCCGACCTGCGCCAGCATGGATTGGCTCAGACGCTCGGCGGTATGGCGGGCATTCACATGGCCCAGTTCATGGGCCAACACCCCGGCCAGCTCTGCCTCGTTGGACGCCAGTGCCACCAGCCCCCGCGACACCGACACATATCCACCAGGCAGGGCGAAGGCATTGACAATGGGCGTATTCAAAATGGTGAAGGTATAAGGCAGGTCAGGATGCTCGGTGCGCTTGCCCAGTTCCTTGCCGATGGACGTGACATAGGATTCAAGCCGCGCATCTTCATAGCGTCCGCCAAAAGCCTTGACCAAGCCGGGATTTTCCTTCTTTCCCAGGGCCACATCATCATCGATGGAATAGACGCCGGTAAAGCTGGTCCGCCCGGTGGCCGGATTGGTGGCGATACAGCCGGGGAGGCTTCCCAAGGCCCCGGCGGCCACAAGGCCAGTTGTGAATTGGCGGCGGGTCAGCGTCATGATCCGGTCTCCTTTGTTGCGAATCATATGGGATTTTACTTAGGTGTCGGCAATGGGGCTAGAAGTTCCAGTTGCTCTGGGTGGCTCACATCGATCATCGGGCCATTGTACTTCTTCAGCCAGCCCCGCACCCGGACCTTCCGGCCCTTTAGGCTCAAAGGATCGAGCTCGGCCTTTCGGAACAGCTTGGCCGCCTTCTTTTTGATGCGAATGGTGAAATCCGTGCGCCAGTCCTTGCCGAAATTGAGATAGACCGTGCCGCGTACATCGGCGGCGGCATGCACCCGGCCTTCCACCAGTTGAAATGTTCCGACCAGTCCATCCAAGCGTTCATGGCGCCGCAGGGCATAGAAGGGATGATCCCAGATCTGGGCCTCCGCCTGCCGGGCCCGGCGTTCCAGCACCAGCATATCATTCACCAGCGAGCGATTGTCGGGGAAGCTGTAGACCCGCGCCAGTCCCCGCGCCAGCATCTCCCCTTGCAGCCACATATCATCCTCGACCCGGTAGAGATGGGCCAGCAATCGGCCATGACGGTCCATTTCCTGGCCCCCGTGGATCAGCCGCACCCGACGACCCAGAGTCAGTGTCTCCAATACATCCTTTGCGATGTCGGCCAACGGCCAGGTCTTGAAGTTCTTGCGGCCCAGGGGCAACTTCGGCGCCTGGATACCCACCAAGCGTACCTCGTTGGAGTTTTGGAGTTTTCGATCCAGAATAACCGTGTCCCCATCCACCACCTCGACCACCAAGGCCGTGCCGCCGTCTCTGAGGTCCGCCGCACCCGCGCGCCAGGAAAGCAACAAGAAGACAAGGGCGATCGCGATCTTACCCATGCAACAACTCCGGTCTGCCCAGCAACCGCGCCACCGCCCGCTCGAACATCGCAACGGAGATATCCACCCCATCCACCTCGCGCCCGGCTAGGGAGGCGCAGAGATTGACCGCTGCCGCCGGTTTTTCCTGTCCGGCGATCAACAGATCCAAGGCGGGACCCTCCCCGTCGGCCAAATCCCGCAACACCATCGGACTGGCCATGGCCACGTCATGGATGAGCGGAAATCCCAGCATATGATCCAGACCCGTGAGGAATTTGGGACCAACGAACTGCGGCACCATATCGCCCTTATGCCGTCCCACCAGCCTTTGGCAGGCATGAATGTAGAAATCCAGAAACGGATTATCGGGCCGGAACAGGCAGACGGCGTTATGGACATTGCGCCGGGCCACCGGCCTTCCCTGTTTATCAGGCTGCACCCAAAGCTCGGCGCCAAATCCATACAAGTCGTCCAGCCAGGGATCAAAGCCCGGCCCCTCGGTGATCAGAATATCCGCGTCCAGCCACAGCACGGCCTCGGCGCCATCGGCCAACCCCTGTCGCGCCAATAACAGGCGACCCAGGTCGGTCCCCACCTGCGGACGATTGATGGTCTTGGCCCGATAGTCTTGCGGCAACAGATCGAAGATCTCATCACCCACGAAGCGATATTGGTGTCCTTCCGCCTTGGCCCAGGTCCGCACGGAACCCAGACAGGCCTCGATCCAGCCGGGCACCGTTGTCCGGCGAAAGGATTGAACGACCAGCGCCATCAGTCTTTTGCAACCTCGGGCAGACTCTCTGGGTTCGCCGATACCGCCGTCATGACGATTTCGTCGCCCAAATCATAGGCACGCACGCCGAAGGTCATGGGCTCGGCCAAGAGTTCTTTCAGGGCCTGGATCGTGTCCACCATGACCTGGGAATTCGGGGTCTGGGCGGTGAGCACCGCGAAGGTATTCACATCCAGGCGGGCCAGGGTATCGGTTTCCCGCAGCTTGGTGCGCAGCCGCCGGGTGATTTTGCGATACAGGCGATGCGCCGCCCCGGCGCCCAGTTCCATCGCCACCGCTTCGGCACCAGGCAGCGATATGACGATCACCCCATGAGCCTCCACCTCTTCCAGGTCCGCCAACCGGGCCTCCAGATTGGCACGATTGGGCAGACGGGTCTCGGCATCAAACAAGGAGGTCCCGCCACTCATGTCACGCATCATGGCCTCGAAACGACGGGAAATGATGCGCAGTAGATTGACCGTCAGACCCGGGTTTTCCTCGATCAGCTTGAAAAACACATCCTGGTTGATGCGCAGGGCCTGCACCTCTTCCTCGGCCCGCAGCGTGGCCGTGCGCGGAGTCTCGCAAAGCAGGGCCAATTCACCCACCAGGTCCCCTTTGACGCGGCGAGCCACGACCTTGGGGCCGTCGGCTGTG
The sequence above is drawn from the Magnetospira sp. QH-2 genome and encodes:
- a CDS encoding PAS domain S-box protein, which translates into the protein MRDLLLGGSFGGLAILAITYPITIAPHVIVDGRHVMIITAAIYGNWRVALLTALAVIGYRVGWVGGPIALTAFAASTYVTIVSMLVARVWPSVKKNPLMVAALAVAIQFTALFALIFVPDPDVALKVFKQSAVPLSLAVGVGGLVLSYLLRQDDHRRNVEARLRASQQRHKGIVDNTVDGIIVIDEHGIVAEYNTAATTIFGYSAEEVIGHNINMLMPEPDKGRHDSYLSNFIRTGDAKIIGIGREVTARHKSGREFAMDLAVSEARIGGRRYFTGVVRDITERRAAAEELSRQKSLFQGIINHMADALVMTDPERRIVLINPAVSELFGYDMNDLSGQTTAVLYESTEEFERQGRLRFNMTAEEKSRPYVVRYKDKNNRVFSGETVGTAIRAEDGLVLGYLGIIRDITDRLAVEEDLRHSESRLKEAQRIARMGSWEWDIETGEIYWSEEIYRIFGRDAETFTPSYDAFQEQIHPDDRAAVQASNERAKNGQPHDVEHRILLPDGGERYVHEQGQMHFAEDGSPSRMTGTVHDITDRKNAELALQRHNRGLEALNEIAALRDVSEEEQLNRALKVGSEHLGLEIGIVSRVNGDDYEVMQYIAPEGVPLEPGQHFPLGNTYCEITLREDDVVAIDYMGGSSHAGHPCYEAFQLEAYIGVPYFIGNQLAGTVNYSSPTPYRRQFDDGDHAFLRMMARWVGAVLERQTTQHNLALSESRMNVSQSFANIGTWDWNIQDGGLYWSERIGPLFGYPKGDLETSYENFLGAVHPDDRQDVVDAVNACVETGAEYNIEHRVVWPDGTVRWLLEKGDVVRDGDGKPLQMLGVVQDINRVKSAEAELTENKEALEDLYENAPSAYVTMDVESGLVVRHNQALTELLGYSRDELATMNVLEFYAEGADGLERAKTVMHLLKQGRATQNVELQMQRKDGKPIWVSLSVSPRTNDSGQVVESRSIVVDITKRKQVQQDLEKAREAADAANAAKSEFLSAMSHELRTPLNAILGFAQLLDSSRREQLSEKQKRHVDQIHKSGKHLLDLINEVLDLAKIEAGKLSVSIESISLSLVLQECLALVESLARDRDIDLVYNDDRNGSLAVLADYTRLRQILLNLLSNAIKYNKKGGTVTVSVQEPVDEFIRISITDTGPGIAPEKQEALFEPFNRLGAESSEIEGTGIGLALTRKMVEHLGGRVGFSSTLGEGSTFWIEVAVGEDRVVVNTTLAGSLPYDTFQDGTLPQRVLYVEDNPANQTLMEEIFDELPGLTLTIAKDAEVGLSLAKSEEPEVILMDINLPGISGLDALKILKTDKATLNIPVIALSADATLSTQRMGMAAGFTAYLTKPVEIDDLMATLRSALGGKKE
- a CDS encoding M48 family metalloprotease, with the translated sequence MTLTRRQFTTGLVAAGALGSLPGCIATNPATGRTSFTGVYSIDDDVALGKKENPGLVKAFGGRYEDARLESYVTSIGKELGKRTEHPDLPYTFTILNTPIVNAFALPGGYVSVSRGLVALASNEAELAGVLAHELGHVNARHTAERLSQSMLAQVGLTVLSVATGSSAVSQIGGLAANAFLQSYSRQQEFEADMLGVRYISRSGYDPDAMVTFLDTLRDHSQVEAEIKGLPKGSVDEFNMMSTHPRTVDRVQAAIEHGKQYRSANPVLARERYLDHIDGMLYGEDPEQGLIIGQRFVHPTLRMEFTVPKGFQLHNTESKVIAKHPKGAAIVFDMDRPEKNRDVVSYLRDEWGRKASFSDVEPLTVNGLQAATGMTKISGKDVRPVVFRNDAESVFRFLFITPPQQTAAFNVALRETTYSFKRLSEREAANVKPLRLRISRGQTRESLDRLASNLPYGEYNHAAFRVLNDLKPGQPLPDRGDLKMIVH
- a CDS encoding HD domain-containing phosphohydrolase; translated protein: MTTAPPAPTQALDLTTARILIVDDNPVNVALLEEILEDEGYSNIQTSTDSPVGLNMFEQERHDLVLLDIRMPDLDGHEFMASMRELLGGDYLPVIVLTAQIDVETKHRALEAGARDFLTKPFDRVEVLHRIRNMLEVRLLYKERQRQNEHLEDMVRQRTRELEATRLEIIRRLGRAGEYRDNETGMHVIRMSKSCQVLALAAGLGEETAEMILQASPMHDVGKIGIPDNILLKPGKLEGEEWEIMKTHAEIGGSILGEHDSPIMSLASSIALCHHEKWDGTGYPNGLKGEEIPIEGRIAAVADVFDALTSERPYKKGWSVADALNFINEQSGKQFDPKLVVLFNENLDAILEIREQYADPGQSD
- the pip gene encoding prolyl aminopeptidase, producing the protein MLPLDPRHEMYWEESGNPQGIPVVFLHGGPGAGAGPVHRRFFDPDAYRVILYDQRGCGRSRPHGEIRDNTTSHLVADLEQLRQYIGIDQWMLFGGSWGSTLALAYGVAHPQRCLGFVLRGVFLGRSHETDWFLNGIGLFFPEARRRFVEFLPHEERDDLLSGYRRRLQDPDPDIHMPAARAWRDYEAGCSTLIPKDMDSLGQSDVGALSLARMELHYFIHDMFLDSPLLESIGKIAHLPCAIVQGRYDVICPPCSADDLARAWPGSSYTIVPDAGHSALEPGIRAELVAATERMKHLLG
- a CDS encoding thermonuclease family protein, which encodes MGKIAIALVFLLLSWRAGAADLRDGGTALVVEVVDGDTVILDRKLQNSNEVRLVGIQAPKLPLGRKNFKTWPLADIAKDVLETLTLGRRVRLIHGGQEMDRHGRLLAHLYRVEDDMWLQGEMLARGLARVYSFPDNRSLVNDMLVLERRARQAEAQIWDHPFYALRRHERLDGLVGTFQLVEGRVHAAADVRGTVYLNFGKDWRTDFTIRIKKKAAKLFRKAELDPLSLKGRKVRVRGWLKKYNGPMIDVSHPEQLELLAPLPTPK